A region from the Salminus brasiliensis chromosome 22, fSalBra1.hap2, whole genome shotgun sequence genome encodes:
- the LOC140543531 gene encoding pepsin A-like, with protein MMKWAVLLCAVLALSECSVRVPLIKGKSARDALEEKGLWEKYREMYPYNPMNKFTQSFAVGQESMTNDADLSYYGVISIGTPPQSFLVIFDTGSSNLWVPSIYCSSRACTSHHKFNPTLSSTFQSNNQPLSIQYGTGSMTGVLGYDTVSVGGIKVPHQIFGLSQTEAPFMAYMKADGILGLAYPRLSASNAQPVFDNMVQQGLVQDYFSVYLSSNSQTGSEVVFGGSDPNHYTGSLVWIPLSSETYWQITMDSVTVNGQVVACNGGCQAIVDTGTSLIVGPNSDIASLNSEVGATTNNGDAIVNCNSISSMPVVSFNINGHSFTLPASAYTRQSNYYGCRTGFGNGGSSLWILGDVFIRQYYTVFNRGNNSVGLAKAV; from the exons ATGATGAAGTGGGCCGTGCTCCTGTGCGCCGTGCTGGCTCTCTCCGAGTGCAGTGTCAG GGTTCCTCTGATCAAAGGGAAGAGTGCCCGAGATGCTCTGGAGGAGAAGGGTCTGTGGGAAAAGTACAGGGAGATGTACCCCTACAACCCAATGAACAAGTTCACCCAGAGTTTCGCTGTCGGCCAAGAGTCCATGACCAATGATGCTGAT ctgTCTTACTATGGAGTGATCTCCATTGGTACTCCTCCCCAGTCCTTCCTGGTGATCTTTGACACTGGCTCATCCAACCTCTGGGTGCCTTCCATCTACTGTAGCAGCAGAGCTTGCA CCAGCCATCACAAGTTCAACCCTACCCTGTCCAGCACCTTCCAAAGCAATAACCAGCCACTCTCCATCCAGTATGGTACTGGCAGCATGACTGGCGTCCTGGGATATGATACTGTATCG GTTGGTGGTATTAAGGTCCCTCATCAGATTTTCGGACTGAGTCAAACTGAGGCTCCTTTCATGGCCTACATGAAGGCTGATGGAATCCTGGGTCTGGCCTACCCTCGTCTGTCTGCTTCCAATGCACAGCCTGTCTTTGACAACATGGTGCAGCAGGGTCTTGTACAGGATTACTTCTCTGTCTATCTGAGCAG CAACTCTCAAACTGGCAGTGAGGTCGTTTTTGGTGGCTCTGACCCCAACCACTACACCGGTTCCCTGGTCTGGATCCCACTGTCATCTGAGACCTACTGGCAGATCACCATGGACAG TGTCACTGTCAATGGACAGGTTGTTGCCTGCAATGGTGGATGCCAGGCTAttgtggacactggcacctCCCTGATTGTTGGTCCCAACAGTGACATTGCCAGCCTCAACTCCGAGGTTGGAGCCACAACCAACAATGGAGAT GCTATTGTGAACTGCAATAGCATCTCAAGCATGCCTGTGGTGAGCTTTAACATCAATGGCCATTCCTTCACCCTGCCAGCTTCAGCATACACCAGACAG TCTAATTACTACGGCTGCCGCACTGGCTTTGGCAACGGTGGCTCCAGCCTGTGGATCCTGGGTGATGTGTTCATTAGGCAATACTACACCGTCTTCAACAGAGGAAACAACTCTGTAGGTCTGGCCAAGGCTGTGTAA